Part of the Olsenella profusa DSM 13989 genome, ACCTGGATCATGATGACTGGTCGCTGGAGCGCTTCAAGGTCGCGAGGCACACATGAGCGCCCTGCGCGCCACCGCGGTGTGCCACACCTGTCCGCGCTCCTGCTCCATCCCCACGGGCGGCGTGGGGTTCTGCCGTGCGCGACGGAACGTCGACGGGACCATCACGGCGGGCAACTACGGACGCGTCACCTCGCTAGCCGTCGATCCCGTGGAGAAGAAGCCCCTGGCGCGCTTCCATCCCGGCTCCCTGCTGCTGTCGGTGGGGAGCTATGGCTGCAACCTGAGGTGTCCCTTCTGCCAGAACCATCAGATCGCACAGGCGGGGGAGGATGACGTGCCCTGGCGGCAGGTGTCGCCCAGCCAGCTCGTCGAGCTTGCGTGTGCGGAACGGGACCGCGACGGGCGCGTGATCGGCATCGCCTACACCTACAACGAGCCCCTGGTGGGGTGGGAGTACGTGCGCGACTGTGCGCGGCTGGCCCATGAACACGGCCTCGTCAACGTGCTCGTGTCGAACGGCTACGCGCATGCCGAGGTGATAGACCAGCTGGTTGGCCTCATCGACGCGGCCAACATCGACCTCAAGGGCATCACGC contains:
- the amrS gene encoding AmmeMemoRadiSam system radical SAM enzyme, with the translated sequence MSALRATAVCHTCPRSCSIPTGGVGFCRARRNVDGTITAGNYGRVTSLAVDPVEKKPLARFHPGSLLLSVGSYGCNLRCPFCQNHQIAQAGEDDVPWRQVSPSQLVELACAERDRDGRVIGIAYTYNEPLVGWEYVRDCARLAHEHGLVNVLVSNGYAHAEVIDQLVGLIDAANIDLKGITPRFCDECGFDPAIVRQTIARLAAAGVHVEVTTLIVPGRSDTPAEIATIAQWLHGTSDDIVYHVTRFFPCWHLLDVPPTPVEKVYELADVARRYVSHVCVGNC